A portion of the Halorientalis sp. IM1011 genome contains these proteins:
- the rdfA gene encoding rod-determining factor RdfA, with product MTGTDCQCKVGRGVEDFGLDGIHDDLVRRWCGDGRERQSLRELATYFNRRLLGSAVESADEAPLSGEVSNLYRLLTDDDVSSGVRTQTRRRLETAGVPVEAVESAFVSHQTVHTHLTECLGVSRETEADDPESRRRADRDRIRALQSRTEAVTTDALERLRDSEALALADFDVLVDVTVLCDECGRQHDVGSLLDRGGCDCQE from the coding sequence ATGACCGGGACGGACTGCCAGTGCAAGGTCGGCCGCGGCGTCGAGGACTTCGGTCTCGACGGGATACACGACGATCTGGTCCGTCGCTGGTGTGGCGACGGGCGGGAGCGACAGAGCCTCCGTGAACTGGCGACCTACTTCAACAGGCGACTGCTGGGCTCGGCGGTCGAGTCGGCCGACGAGGCACCGCTATCGGGCGAAGTGTCGAACCTCTACCGACTGCTGACGGACGACGACGTGAGCAGCGGGGTCCGGACCCAGACCCGCCGTCGCCTCGAGACCGCTGGCGTACCGGTCGAGGCGGTCGAGTCGGCCTTCGTCTCCCACCAGACCGTTCACACGCATCTGACGGAGTGTCTCGGCGTCTCTCGGGAGACGGAGGCGGACGACCCCGAATCACGCCGGCGCGCGGATCGGGATCGAATCCGCGCGCTCCAGAGTCGCACGGAAGCCGTCACGACGGACGCGCTCGAACGGCTTCGCGACTCGGAGGCGCTCGCGCTGGCCGACTTCGACGTGCTCGTCGACGTGACCGTCCTCTGTGACGAGTGCGGCCGCCAGCACGACGTGGGCTCGCTGCTCGATCGGGGCGGCTGTGACTGTCAGGAGTGA